In bacterium, the genomic stretch AGAAGTTTATTTTTCTTGGTTAAATTTGCCAAGTGGTAGAGGTCCCATTGCAGAAAAAGTCGGTTATATAAATTGGGAAGGACAAAAACAACTTGAATATGAACTAAATTGTATTAAAAAAATGGGAATAAAATTAGGACTTCTTTTAAATGCTTCATGTTATGGTGGATTTAATCTTTCTGTTTCACTTGCAAATACAGTTGTATCAACAATAGAGTATCTTCAAGAGAATATTGGGATAGATATAGTTACAGTTTTTTCCCCTGTTGTTGCCTATATTATTAAAAAAAATTTTCCAGGGATAAAAATAAGAGGTTCAGTTAATTTAAGAATTGGGACAGTTGAGGGAATGGAATATGTATCTGACTTATTTGATAGTTTTGTTATGCAAAGGGAATATAATAGGGATTTTGAAACAATAGAAGAACTTAACCAGTGGTGTAATAAAAATGGGAAGACATTATGTATTCTTGTAAATAGTGGGTGTATGAATTTTTGTGCAGTTCAGTTGTTTCATGACAATACCATATCTCATGAAATAGATGTTTATACAAGAGGCAATATAACAGAAGAAATTCCAGGTAATTGCTGGTCATATTATAAAAAGAGAGAAAATTGGAGAAAATTATTGCAAAACTCATCATGGATAAGGCCAGAGGATATTCATAACTATAAAGAAAAATTTTCTCATTTCAAATTAGCAACAAGAATAAATCAGGAGCCAGAAAAAATTATAAAAGCATACTGTAATGAAAAATTTGATGGGAATTTACTTGACCTTTTTGAGCCATCACACACCAAACTTTTGTTTCCTTATATTATTGAAAATACAAAATTCCCGGAAGATTGGTTTCAGAAAATAAGTAGTTGTAAAAGAAACTGTGATAAATGTTCTTATTGTAAAAATATATTAGAAAATATTCTTGTAAAATTT encodes the following:
- a CDS encoding U32 family peptidase, with product MGNKTEIKFSVGYQLREDKLFKDIVERYKEKIEEVYFSWLNLPSGRGPIAEKVGYINWEGQKQLEYELNCIKKMGIKLGLLLNASCYGGFNLSVSLANTVVSTIEYLQENIGIDIVTVFSPVVAYIIKKNFPGIKIRGSVNLRIGTVEGMEYVSDLFDSFVMQREYNRDFETIEELNQWCNKNGKTLCILVNSGCMNFCAVQLFHDNTISHEIDVYTRGNITEEIPGNCWSYYKKRENWRKLLQNSSWIRPEDIHNYKEKFSHFKLATRINQEPEKIIKAYCNEKFDGNLLDLFEPSHTKLLFPYIIENTKFPEDWFQKISSCKRNCDKCSYCKNILENILVKF